One window of Mesorhizobium sp. PAMC28654 genomic DNA carries:
- the istB gene encoding IS21-like element helper ATPase IstB: protein MSNAHTIDEARLGIMLNELRLPTIKTLWAQFAEQADREGWPAARFLSAIAEHELAERAHRRIERHLTEAHLPPGKTLDSFAFDAVPMVSKAQVMAMTAGDSWLAKGANILLFGPPGGGKSHLAAAIGLALIENGWRVQFARTTDLVQKLQIARRELQLEAAIAKLDKFDLLILDDLAYVTKDQAETSVLFELICARYERRSIMITANQPFGEWNRIFPDPAMTLAAVDRLVHHATIFEMNVESYRRRSAMEAKRQRGRPASYATIKNKHELVAERQSEIDEGLASDNQHDNLHVTAT from the coding sequence ATGAGCAACGCCCACACCATCGACGAAGCCCGCCTCGGCATCATGCTCAACGAACTCCGGCTACCGACGATCAAGACGCTCTGGGCGCAATTTGCCGAGCAGGCCGATAGAGAGGGGTGGCCCGCCGCCCGGTTCCTCTCGGCCATCGCCGAGCATGAGCTGGCCGAACGGGCACATCGCAGGATCGAACGGCATCTGACCGAAGCGCATCTGCCGCCCGGAAAGACGCTCGACAGCTTCGCCTTCGACGCCGTACCCATGGTCTCCAAGGCCCAGGTCATGGCCATGACCGCCGGTGACAGCTGGCTCGCCAAGGGCGCCAATATCCTGTTGTTCGGCCCACCCGGTGGCGGAAAGTCGCATCTTGCGGCAGCGATCGGACTCGCCCTCATTGAGAACGGCTGGCGCGTGCAGTTCGCCCGAACCACCGATCTCGTGCAGAAGCTCCAGATCGCGCGGCGAGAGCTGCAGCTCGAAGCCGCCATCGCCAAGCTCGACAAGTTCGATCTGCTCATCCTCGACGATCTGGCCTACGTCACCAAGGACCAGGCCGAAACGAGCGTGCTCTTCGAACTCATCTGCGCAAGATATGAGCGGCGTTCCATCATGATCACCGCCAATCAGCCCTTCGGAGAATGGAACAGAATCTTTCCGGACCCCGCCATGACCCTCGCCGCAGTGGACCGACTTGTTCACCACGCAACGATCTTCGAGATGAACGTCGAAAGCTACCGGCGCAGATCCGCCATGGAAGCCAAACGCCAGCGCGGCAGGCCAGCCTCTTACGCGACAATCAAGAACAAACACGAACTTGTCGCGGAGCGGCAATCAGAAATAGATGAAGGCCTTGCCAGCGACAATCAGCATGATAATTTGCACGTGACCGCGACCTGA
- the istA gene encoding IS21 family transposase translates to MKYRQNNSIEVAAAKASISRATAYRIKTDAHLPSQKQKARGRRRPDPLEHIFDAEVVPLLKAAPGIRVVAIYEEMLRRHPELSAGIRRTLERRIRSWRAIHGEEQEVIFRQLHEPGRLGLSDFTDMGSLDVSIAGQSLDHLLYHFRLAWSGFEHTHVILGGESFVALAEGLQNALWSLGGAPLYHRSDSLSAAFRNLSADAKEDLTHRYEELCAHYRMTPTRNNKGIAHENGSIESSHGHLKDAIRDALLMRGSRNFDDLGAYRAFIDEIVSRHNANHGKRIDAERPQLQELPDQRTSDFEEVVVTVSRTGGFTLRKVFYTVPSRLIGHRLRIRLFDDRLEVFMGGTKLMTLPRGRGHADGRHDQVVNYRHVIHSLRKKPMALLNLVYRDKLFPRQEYRRAFDELIERLPDRQACKIMVDLLALAHDRGCERELAEQLTETLDAGDLPDIAVLRTLLGPDPARLPTVLVQLASLNGYEALIGATHVGDVA, encoded by the coding sequence ATGAAGTACCGACAAAACAATTCTATCGAGGTCGCCGCCGCCAAGGCGTCGATCAGCAGGGCGACGGCCTATCGCATCAAGACGGACGCGCACCTGCCATCGCAAAAGCAAAAGGCTCGTGGCCGGCGGAGGCCTGACCCTCTCGAGCATATCTTCGATGCCGAGGTCGTTCCCCTTTTGAAGGCGGCGCCAGGCATCCGTGTTGTCGCCATCTATGAGGAGATGCTGCGGCGGCACCCGGAACTGAGCGCGGGCATTCGCCGAACGCTGGAGCGGCGCATCCGGTCATGGCGTGCCATCCACGGCGAAGAGCAGGAGGTTATCTTCCGCCAGCTTCACGAACCCGGCCGACTCGGGCTATCGGATTTTACCGACATGGGCAGCCTTGACGTGTCGATCGCCGGCCAGTCTCTTGATCATCTACTCTACCACTTCCGGCTCGCCTGGTCCGGCTTTGAACACACCCATGTCATTCTCGGCGGCGAGAGCTTCGTGGCCCTGGCCGAAGGACTGCAGAACGCGCTGTGGTCGCTTGGGGGAGCGCCGCTCTATCATCGCAGCGACAGCCTGTCGGCGGCTTTCCGCAACCTCAGCGCCGATGCGAAGGAGGATCTCACGCATCGCTACGAAGAGCTTTGCGCGCACTACCGCATGACGCCGACCCGCAACAACAAGGGCATCGCGCACGAGAACGGTTCGATCGAAAGCAGCCATGGCCATCTCAAGGATGCCATCCGTGACGCCCTTCTGATGCGCGGCAGCAGAAATTTCGACGATCTCGGCGCGTATCGAGCCTTCATCGACGAGATCGTCAGCCGGCACAACGCCAATCATGGCAAGCGCATCGATGCCGAACGCCCTCAACTGCAGGAACTTCCAGACCAGCGGACCAGCGACTTCGAGGAGGTGGTCGTCACCGTGTCGCGGACCGGCGGCTTCACCTTGCGCAAGGTCTTCTACACCGTTCCCTCCCGCCTGATCGGACATCGGCTTCGCATCCGCCTGTTCGATGATCGCCTCGAGGTCTTTATGGGAGGAACAAAGCTGATGACGCTGCCCAGGGGCCGAGGCCATGCCGACGGGAGGCACGATCAGGTCGTCAACTATCGGCACGTCATCCATTCCCTGCGCAAAAAGCCGATGGCGCTTCTTAATCTCGTCTATCGTGACAAGCTCTTCCCGCGGCAGGAATACCGCAGGGCCTTCGACGAGCTCATTGAGCGGCTGCCGGACAGGCAGGCGTGCAAGATCATGGTCGATCTGCTGGCGCTGGCCCACGATCGAGGCTGCGAGCGTGAGCTTGCCGAGCAACTCACCGAGACCCTCGACGCCGGCGACCTGCCCGATATTGCCGTCTTGCGAACCCTCCTCGGCCCGGACCCCGCACGGCTGCCGACCGTCTTGGTGCAACTCGCTTCCCTTAACGGCTATGAAGCCCTGATCGGGGCAACCCATGTGGGAGACGTCGCATGA
- a CDS encoding tyrosine-type recombinase/integrase — translation MSPRTKERSPATSTQTTWRTAIKSLQSHVGHEDARRIKATDVVSWKDGLVAAGLSAKTINGSYLAALNVLYVFAIANKLLSENPAIGIRAATVNRAGTRMLPYSTEEVGRLLSMAERKGTPRRRWLVWLAATSGARIGEIAQLWGSSIVREDGFDVMRIMPAPDGGSLKNEGSERTVPIHSAVVAAGFLDFVKQQGDGPLFYRRSSGKPTKTHASKGVTNHLASWIREQGFVDLRKAPNHALRHWWKSQAVDADVQDSLADHIQGHATKSAAGGYRHFSIETVAKAVEKIQLPKFINPVAASG, via the coding sequence TTGTCGCCGCGCACGAAAGAGCGCTCTCCGGCGACCAGCACACAGACGACCTGGCGCACAGCAATCAAATCCTTGCAAAGCCACGTCGGCCATGAGGATGCCCGCCGCATAAAGGCGACTGACGTAGTGTCATGGAAAGATGGGTTGGTCGCGGCTGGCTTGTCGGCCAAAACCATCAACGGGTCGTACTTGGCAGCTCTCAACGTCCTATATGTCTTCGCCATCGCAAATAAGCTGCTCTCCGAGAACCCAGCAATTGGCATTCGCGCGGCGACCGTGAACAGGGCCGGCACTAGAATGTTGCCTTATTCGACGGAAGAAGTTGGTCGGCTTCTGTCGATGGCGGAACGCAAAGGGACACCTCGGAGACGCTGGCTGGTTTGGCTTGCAGCGACCAGCGGCGCTAGGATCGGCGAAATCGCTCAACTTTGGGGGAGTTCGATAGTCCGCGAAGACGGTTTCGACGTGATGCGCATAATGCCTGCTCCTGACGGAGGTTCACTAAAGAACGAGGGGTCGGAACGCACGGTTCCAATTCATTCCGCCGTAGTCGCTGCTGGCTTCCTAGATTTTGTCAAGCAGCAGGGCGATGGCCCTCTCTTTTATCGGCGGTCTTCTGGCAAGCCGACAAAGACCCACGCCTCGAAGGGCGTTACAAATCACCTCGCATCTTGGATACGCGAGCAAGGCTTTGTTGATCTGCGCAAGGCACCAAACCATGCCCTTCGTCACTGGTGGAAATCTCAGGCTGTTGATGCCGACGTACAGGATAGTCTGGCAGATCATATCCAGGGCCATGCCACCAAGTCCGCGGCCGGTGGGTATCGCCACTTCAGTATCGAAACCGTCGCGAAGGCTGTTGAGAAAATTCAACTTCCAAAGTTCATTAACCCCGTTGCCGCTTCTGGTTAG
- a CDS encoding DEAD/DEAH box helicase family protein translates to MVFDFGGLEKPKVGARSTNPREIFRNRPSGKAKVKELWQGQAQALDEWFKDPKLDTLISMYTGAGKTLVGVLIAQSFLQQGYRNVVYVCPTIDLIRQTVKEANGIGIFPTTYHQREFSDENFAQSKSFCITTYQALFNTRNKFRGERTPGAIIFDDAHVGERLVRDAFTITVRKAKNAQFYDQLARVIRDCFQDIGQKYNFEQIVSDTSSGSVALCPPNGVLNRSDEIESIVTAFSDSDIGFTLPYDYLRGHIQYCSITISKFVIEITPPFLPALQVGALEDRSVPKVFLSATVQSKGDIIRAFGRSPRVIEPDVDAGLGERLMLFGSALNGFCDNVNGIASVSAQAKVLIAVPSEREADKWENVAEAPSTANDFTAKLDAFRSAESGSFLLMGRYDGIDLPDDDCRVMVVDGVPVGSAQLERYLFERIRLDQTFFPRVANRFTQLFGRINRGKNDYGIYFIYSKDAENWLRNVANQAFFPKILQEQIRLSEEFCDQLKGITPEIVQSIVNQIIKRDPQWLGYYQAQIGKNPIEEKRITDRAAYTKLDDELAKCEANFMLKLWQGEPAGAINELSGKIEEVRMANPRLAGWYALWLGVANGVRHEQEAMFDWFDEARNRLGGKLPLPRRTAADVGLLENTRTVVEEGLRAFCVGSIPELNRRMTKMIDLVQPAFSETDHRKAEEAVRVIGAALGFESSRPCTDVNDGPDNLWLDHHSKTAIPIELKTDKATTSWLNSEEVGQVFQHLQWTIDNFPDYQVPGILVYSESSMVTDSSNPSARMFFSNRVAMQKVYRDFLAVVQGMGNLSPLERYARASSMGEQQEWSAEGLFARLAVKPLKA, encoded by the coding sequence GTGGTCTTCGATTTTGGAGGGCTGGAAAAGCCGAAGGTGGGAGCGAGATCAACTAACCCTCGCGAAATTTTCAGGAACAGACCGTCTGGCAAGGCCAAGGTAAAAGAACTTTGGCAAGGGCAGGCCCAGGCTCTTGATGAATGGTTCAAGGATCCAAAATTAGACACGCTGATATCGATGTATACTGGCGCTGGAAAGACGCTGGTCGGCGTCCTGATTGCACAGAGCTTTCTTCAGCAGGGATACAGGAATGTCGTCTACGTTTGCCCGACAATTGATCTGATACGTCAGACCGTTAAAGAAGCCAACGGCATTGGGATATTTCCGACGACATACCATCAGCGAGAGTTTTCAGATGAGAACTTTGCGCAATCCAAGTCGTTCTGTATCACAACGTACCAAGCACTATTCAATACACGCAACAAATTCCGTGGCGAACGTACGCCGGGTGCGATAATATTTGACGATGCACACGTTGGGGAGCGCCTTGTCCGTGATGCCTTCACGATAACGGTTCGCAAAGCGAAAAATGCGCAGTTCTACGATCAGCTAGCCCGTGTCATTCGAGATTGTTTTCAAGACATAGGCCAAAAATACAATTTTGAGCAAATTGTATCGGATACGTCTTCCGGCTCAGTGGCATTGTGTCCTCCAAATGGAGTTCTAAATAGAAGCGATGAGATCGAGTCTATCGTTACGGCATTCTCTGATAGTGACATTGGGTTTACGCTTCCGTACGATTATTTGCGGGGTCATATTCAGTATTGTTCTATAACGATAAGCAAGTTTGTTATTGAAATAACGCCGCCGTTCCTCCCAGCTCTCCAAGTTGGAGCTCTTGAGGATAGATCTGTCCCGAAAGTGTTTCTTTCTGCGACAGTGCAGTCGAAAGGCGACATAATTCGCGCCTTCGGCCGTTCTCCACGAGTCATCGAACCAGATGTTGATGCCGGGTTGGGCGAGCGACTCATGTTGTTCGGCTCCGCGCTGAACGGGTTCTGTGACAACGTGAATGGGATTGCTTCTGTCAGCGCGCAGGCAAAGGTCTTGATCGCAGTTCCCAGCGAGCGGGAAGCAGACAAATGGGAAAATGTGGCAGAGGCGCCGAGTACCGCTAACGATTTTACGGCAAAGCTCGACGCCTTTCGTTCGGCTGAGTCAGGCAGTTTCCTGTTGATGGGCCGCTATGACGGGATTGACCTTCCGGACGATGACTGCCGCGTCATGGTGGTAGATGGAGTGCCCGTGGGATCGGCCCAGCTTGAGCGCTATCTGTTCGAGCGCATTCGGCTTGACCAGACCTTTTTCCCCCGCGTTGCAAACAGGTTCACGCAGCTGTTCGGTCGGATTAATCGAGGCAAAAACGACTATGGAATTTACTTCATTTATTCGAAAGATGCAGAGAACTGGCTTCGTAACGTAGCAAACCAAGCATTCTTTCCAAAAATACTTCAGGAGCAAATCAGACTTTCCGAGGAGTTTTGCGATCAACTTAAGGGAATAACTCCGGAAATTGTTCAGTCAATCGTTAATCAGATCATCAAGAGAGACCCGCAATGGCTTGGCTACTATCAGGCGCAGATTGGAAAGAACCCAATCGAAGAAAAGCGCATCACCGATCGGGCGGCTTACACTAAGTTGGACGATGAACTCGCAAAATGTGAGGCGAACTTCATGCTGAAGCTCTGGCAAGGGGAGCCAGCAGGCGCGATAAACGAGCTTTCCGGCAAGATCGAGGAGGTTCGGATGGCGAACCCGCGCTTGGCTGGGTGGTATGCGCTTTGGCTCGGTGTGGCTAACGGCGTGCGTCACGAGCAAGAGGCGATGTTCGATTGGTTCGACGAAGCACGGAACAGATTGGGAGGTAAGCTTCCATTGCCTCGGAGGACCGCAGCCGACGTCGGTCTTCTCGAAAACACCCGCACGGTAGTTGAAGAGGGGCTCCGCGCCTTTTGTGTCGGCAGCATCCCAGAGCTCAACAGGCGGATGACCAAGATGATCGATCTTGTCCAACCAGCGTTTTCCGAGACGGATCACCGCAAGGCGGAGGAAGCAGTTCGTGTCATCGGCGCTGCGCTCGGCTTCGAGTCGTCGCGACCATGCACCGACGTAAATGATGGACCGGATAACCTTTGGCTCGATCATCATTCAAAGACGGCGATCCCCATCGAGCTGAAGACCGACAAGGCGACTACATCGTGGCTGAATTCCGAGGAGGTCGGACAGGTATTTCAGCATCTACAGTGGACGATAGACAACTTCCCAGACTACCAGGTTCCCGGAATTCTGGTGTACTCGGAAAGTTCAATGGTCACTGATAGCAGCAATCCGTCCGCGAGGATGTTTTTCTCCAACAGGGTGGCCATGCAGAAGGTCTACAGGGATTTTTTAGCTGTCGTCCAGGGAATGGGCAACCTTTCTCCCCTTGAACGCTACGCTCGTGCTTCCTCGATGGGAGAGCAACAGGAGTGGTCTGCGGAGGGGCTGTTCGCGAGACTTGCGGTCAAACCGCTGAAGGCCTGA
- a CDS encoding IS3 family transposase (programmed frameshift), translated as MSPKSSSAKKPAEQVVKDIRRATRRHFSAEDKIRIVLDGLRGEDSIAELCRKEGIAQSLYYTWSKEFMEAGKRRLAGDTARAATSDEVKDLRREAGALKECVADLTLENRLLKKKHDRGWGRARMRYPASEKLEIIRIVEQSHLPTRKTLDRLGIPRRTFYRWYDRYVEGGPEALQDRPSAPSRVWNRIPPAIHDQIIELALEQSELSPRELAVRFTDETRYFVSEASVYRLLKAYDLITSPAYVVIKAANEFHTKTTRPNEMWQTDFTYFKIIGWGWMYLSTVLDDYSRYIIAWKLCSTMRAEDVTDTLDMALTASGCDQAHVHHKPRLLSDNGPSYIAGELADYIQDQRMSHVRGAPMHPQTQGKIERWHQTLKNRILLENYFLPGDLEAQIAAFVEHYNHRRYHESLANVTPADAYFGRAAAIIKQRERIKRQTIQHRRLQHRKIAA; from the exons ATGAGCCCTAAATCCTCAAGTGCCAAGAAGCCTGCCGAGCAGGTGGTAAAGGACATTCGCCGGGCGACCCGGCGGCATTTTTCAGCGGAAGACAAGATCCGGATCGTGCTGGACGGGCTGCGCGGCGAAGACAGCATCGCCGAGCTGTGCCGCAAGGAAGGGATCGCGCAGAGCCTGTATTACACCTGGTCCAAGGAGTTCATGGAGGCCGGCAAGCGCCGATTGGCGGGTGATACCGCTCGTGCTGCCACCAGCGACGAGGTCAAGGATTTGCGCCGGGAGGCCGGCGCGCTGAAGGAATGCGTCGCTGATCTGACACTGGAAAACCGTCTGCTCA AAAAAAAGCATGATCGCGGATGGGGACGAGCAAGAATGAGATATCCCGCATCCGAAAAGCTCGAGATCATCAGGATCGTCGAGCAGTCACACCTGCCAACCCGCAAAACGCTGGACCGACTGGGCATCCCGCGCCGGACCTTCTATCGCTGGTATGACCGTTATGTCGAGGGCGGGCCTGAGGCGCTGCAGGATCGGCCCTCGGCGCCGAGCCGGGTGTGGAACCGCATCCCGCCTGCCATCCATGACCAGATCATCGAACTGGCGCTGGAGCAGTCCGAGCTCTCCCCGCGCGAACTGGCAGTACGGTTCACCGACGAGACGCGCTACTTCGTGTCAGAAGCCAGCGTTTACCGGCTCCTCAAGGCCTACGATCTGATCACCAGCCCGGCCTATGTGGTGATCAAGGCGGCGAACGAGTTCCACACCAAGACGACGCGACCCAACGAGATGTGGCAGACGGACTTCACCTACTTCAAGATCATCGGCTGGGGCTGGATGTACCTGTCGACCGTGCTCGACGATTACTCCCGCTACATCATCGCCTGGAAACTGTGCAGCACCATGCGGGCCGAGGACGTCACCGACACGCTGGACATGGCACTTACTGCCTCAGGGTGCGACCAGGCCCATGTGCACCACAAGCCTCGGCTGCTCAGCGATAATGGCCCCAGCTACATCGCCGGCGAACTGGCGGACTATATCCAGGACCAACGCATGAGCCATGTCCGGGGCGCTCCAATGCATCCCCAGACCCAAGGCAAGATCGAGCGCTGGCACCAGACCCTCAAAAACCGAATCCTCTTGGAGAACTACTTTCTGCCCGGCGACCTTGAGGCCCAGATCGCAGCCTTCGTCGAACATTACAACCATCGACGCTACCACGAGAGCCTGGCCAACGTAACGCCAGCCGACGCCTACTTCGGCAGGGCCGCAGCCATTATCAAACAGCGAGAAAGGATCAAACGCCAAACCATCCAACATCGGCGCTTGCAGCACCGCAAGATCGCCGCTTAA
- a CDS encoding DUF6471 domain-containing protein: protein MPTTDWEKLISNLLKGELKLKGVTYAELADKLAAIGVEEKEANIRNKLARGRFSAVFLAQCLKAVGSERLRLD from the coding sequence ATGCCGACGACCGACTGGGAAAAGCTGATCAGCAATCTGTTGAAGGGAGAGCTAAAGCTGAAAGGCGTGACCTACGCCGAGCTTGCGGACAAATTGGCCGCGATTGGGGTCGAAGAGAAAGAAGCCAATATCCGCAACAAATTGGCGCGGGGTCGTTTTAGCGCAGTCTTTCTTGCGCAATGCCTGAAGGCCGTTGGTTCAGAACGCCTGCGGCTCGACTAG